In a single window of the Mucilaginibacter defluvii genome:
- a CDS encoding Na+/H+ antiporter — MHNSLLQYLLLLSATFLLILLARRLKIAYPIFLVLAGLIVSNIPGMPEINIEPELIFLIFLPPLLYEAAWWTSWNEFWKWKRPISLLAFGLVFLTSTVVAYTVSAIIPGFSLATGFLLGGIISPPDAIAATSVLKTIRVPKRIITILEGESLVNDASSLTVFRFALATIMAGAFSFSDASVSFVNMTVMGIIIGLAVAHVAYLIHRFLPTTASIDSAFTLIAPYVMYLVAEHFHYSGVMAVVSGGLFLSYRSHEIFQDGQSRLQTINVWSTISIILNGLVFIMIGLGLPGIVAGLEGYSLMQACTYGLLVSALVIIIRMAWIYPATFIPRWLFKSIRENEPNPGWKGPFVIGWAGMRGVVSLAAALSLPLTMENGQPLPERNLIIFITFVVILVTLVFQGLTLPLIIKALKIEEMDIAAPLEQQEAEIRIRLTEIALNRLQDKHKEELEGNSLLMAVQAEYQNNLKHTQEKLVCMECAENGQRELVIYRRVIKDIYKAQRRELYHLRKRKLYSDEAIRKEELQVDIAEVRIITLQ, encoded by the coding sequence ATGCATAACTCTTTACTACAATACCTGCTTTTATTATCGGCTACGTTTCTGCTTATTTTACTGGCCCGGCGTTTAAAGATTGCCTATCCTATTTTTTTGGTATTAGCCGGGCTTATTGTAAGCAATATACCGGGTATGCCCGAAATCAATATTGAGCCTGAGCTGATATTCCTGATATTTTTACCCCCACTGCTTTACGAAGCCGCCTGGTGGACATCGTGGAATGAGTTTTGGAAATGGAAACGCCCAATATCATTGCTTGCCTTTGGTTTGGTTTTTCTGACGTCTACCGTGGTGGCTTATACGGTATCGGCAATAATACCCGGTTTCTCATTGGCTACCGGTTTCCTGCTCGGCGGTATCATATCGCCTCCTGATGCTATTGCCGCTACCTCGGTTTTAAAAACCATCAGGGTACCTAAACGTATCATTACCATTTTAGAGGGCGAAAGCCTGGTTAATGATGCATCAAGCTTAACGGTATTCCGTTTCGCGCTGGCTACTATCATGGCCGGGGCTTTTTCTTTTAGTGATGCCTCCGTAAGTTTTGTTAACATGACGGTGATGGGTATTATCATCGGGTTAGCGGTTGCGCATGTTGCTTACCTGATCCATAGGTTTCTGCCAACCACCGCCAGTATCGATTCGGCTTTTACGCTGATAGCCCCTTACGTAATGTACCTCGTGGCAGAGCATTTTCATTATTCGGGTGTAATGGCTGTAGTAAGCGGCGGACTGTTTTTATCGTACCGCTCACACGAAATTTTTCAGGATGGCCAAAGCCGGCTGCAAACCATCAATGTATGGTCAACCATCTCCATAATCCTCAACGGATTGGTTTTTATCATGATCGGCCTTGGTTTGCCCGGTATTGTTGCAGGTTTAGAGGGGTACTCATTAATGCAAGCTTGTACGTATGGCTTATTGGTCAGCGCCCTGGTCATTATTATCCGCATGGCGTGGATTTACCCAGCTACATTCATCCCCCGTTGGTTATTTAAAAGCATACGAGAGAATGAGCCAAACCCGGGTTGGAAAGGGCCTTTTGTAATTGGCTGGGCAGGTATGCGCGGCGTAGTTTCGTTAGCGGCAGCATTATCGCTTCCACTTACTATGGAAAACGGTCAGCCATTGCCGGAGCGAAACCTGATCATTTTCATCACCTTTGTAGTAATATTGGTAACGCTTGTCTTTCAGGGCTTAACCCTTCCATTAATTATAAAGGCGTTAAAAATAGAAGAGATGGACATTGCTGCGCCGCTTGAGCAGCAGGAAGCTGAAATACGGATCAGGTTAACTGAAATAGCACTAAACCGGTTACAGGATAAACATAAAGAGGAATTAGAAGGCAACAGTTTATTGATGGCTGTGCAAGCCGAATACCAAAATAACCTTAAGCATACCCAGGAAAAACTGGTTTGCATGGAATGTGCCGAAAACGGGCAGCGCGAACTGGTTATTTACCGACGGGTAATTAAAGACATTTATAAAGCACAACGCCGCGAACTTTACCATCTGCGCAAAAGAAAGCTGTATTCAGACGAAGCCATCAGGAAAGAAGAACTACAGGTAGATATTGCCGAGGTTCGTATTATTACATTGCAATAG
- the msrB gene encoding peptide-methionine (R)-S-oxide reductase MsrB produces the protein MRLTIILFLLTLGMGAFAQNIKSEKGHENNPYYSNTDTKKLKVSNAQWKKILPTELYKVAREAATERAFTGKYWNATAKGTYYCAVCGNKLFRSDAKFASECGWPSFFEPVRKNSVTYVEDNSIGMERIEVKCARCDSHLGHIFDDGPPPTHKRYCMNSVSLDFQPDSAL, from the coding sequence ATGAGACTAACCATCATTTTATTTCTACTTACCCTGGGCATGGGTGCATTCGCCCAAAATATAAAAAGTGAAAAGGGGCATGAAAACAACCCGTATTACTCCAACACCGATACTAAAAAGTTAAAGGTAAGTAACGCCCAATGGAAAAAGATTTTGCCGACAGAGCTATACAAGGTAGCGCGCGAAGCGGCTACTGAACGCGCGTTCACCGGCAAATACTGGAATGCCACAGCTAAAGGAACATATTATTGCGCGGTGTGCGGCAACAAGCTTTTCCGGTCAGACGCTAAATTTGCCAGCGAATGCGGTTGGCCGAGTTTTTTTGAACCGGTTAGGAAGAACAGTGTGACCTACGTTGAGGATAACTCGATAGGTATGGAGCGTATTGAAGTTAAATGCGCACGTTGCGATTCGCACTTAGGGCATATTTTTGATGATGGCCCGCCGCCAACACACAAACGCTATTGCATGAACTCCGTTTCGTTAGATTTTCAGCCCGATAGCGCTTTATAA
- a CDS encoding alpha/beta hydrolase, with protein sequence MKITTTDGVEIYYKDWGTGQPIVFHHGWPLSSDDWDLQMMFFVQKGYRVIAHDRRGHGRSTQTSEGNNMDTYVEDVKQLMDALNIQNAIHIGHSTGGGEVIRYVAKYGGNGRVAKAVLISAVTPIMVKNENNPNGVPPEVFDEIRKNTATNRTQYFQDFTTPFFGYNREGAKVSQGIKDNWWRQGMMGGIKAHYDCIAAFSETDFTNDLKNTEVPVLVLHGEDDQIVPFETTGKIAVTLLKNGKLISYPGFPHGMPTTEAPTINADILAFIEE encoded by the coding sequence ATGAAAATCACCACAACTGACGGAGTTGAAATTTACTACAAGGATTGGGGCACAGGTCAACCTATCGTGTTTCACCATGGCTGGCCGCTTTCAAGCGACGACTGGGACCTGCAAATGATGTTCTTTGTACAAAAGGGATATCGCGTTATCGCGCATGACCGCCGCGGGCATGGCCGATCAACCCAAACCTCCGAAGGCAATAACATGGATACCTATGTTGAAGATGTTAAGCAATTGATGGATGCGCTTAATATTCAAAATGCCATCCACATCGGTCACTCAACAGGCGGCGGCGAGGTAATCAGGTATGTGGCCAAATATGGTGGTAATGGCCGTGTTGCCAAGGCCGTGCTTATCAGCGCGGTAACTCCTATAATGGTTAAAAATGAAAACAACCCGAACGGCGTGCCGCCTGAAGTTTTTGATGAGATACGCAAGAACACTGCAACCAACCGTACACAATATTTCCAGGATTTTACCACGCCATTCTTCGGTTATAACCGCGAAGGCGCAAAAGTTTCGCAAGGCATTAAGGACAACTGGTGGCGCCAGGGCATGATGGGCGGCATCAAAGCCCACTATGATTGCATCGCGGCGTTCTCTGAAACGGATTTTACCAATGACCTGAAAAATACCGAAGTGCCTGTTTTGGTATTGCATGGCGAAGACGACCAGATTGTACCGTTTGAAACTACGGGTAAAATTGCCGTAACGTTGTTAAAGAACGGTAAATTGATATCATACCCTGGCTTTCCGCATGGTATGCCTACTACCGAGGCCCCTACAATCAATGCCGATATTTTGGCGTTTATAGAGGAATGA
- the rnhA gene encoding ribonuclease HI, with translation MVIELFTDGASSGNPGPGGYGAILRAGQHYKELSEGFRKTTNNRMELLAVIKGLEALKNPNQEVILYSDSKYVIDAIEKRWVYGWLQKGFKDKKNKDLWLRYLEVSKPHKIKLIWVKGHAGHPENERCDQLAVAASKQPNLKIDTVFEAENARVNLL, from the coding sequence ATGGTTATTGAATTGTTTACGGATGGCGCATCGAGCGGCAACCCTGGACCGGGCGGATACGGAGCTATACTACGTGCTGGCCAGCACTATAAGGAACTTTCAGAGGGTTTCCGTAAAACAACCAATAACCGCATGGAGTTGCTTGCCGTTATCAAAGGCCTCGAAGCGCTTAAGAATCCAAACCAGGAAGTAATCCTCTACTCCGACTCGAAATATGTGATCGATGCTATTGAGAAGCGCTGGGTGTACGGCTGGCTGCAAAAAGGGTTTAAGGATAAAAAGAACAAAGACCTTTGGCTGCGATACCTCGAAGTAAGTAAACCGCATAAAATTAAACTGATATGGGTTAAAGGCCACGCCGGCCACCCGGAGAATGAGCGTTGCGATCAATTAGCTGTTGCAGCATCTAAACAACCTAACCTTAAAATTGATACTGTATTTGAGGCTGAGAATGCGAGGGTGAATTTATTATAA
- the msrA gene encoding peptide-methionine (S)-S-oxide reductase MsrA, with translation MSIEKAILAGGCFWGVEELIRQLPGVKSTMVGYTGGDVPNATYRNHGTHAEGIAITFDPEIISYRKLLEYFFQIHDPTTRNRQGNDIGTSYRSAIFYLDEQQKETALKQINEMEASGKWPGKIVTEVVPAGDFWDAEEEHQDYLQKHPFGYTCHFERPDWTL, from the coding sequence ATGAGCATTGAAAAAGCTATTTTAGCCGGAGGCTGCTTTTGGGGTGTTGAAGAACTGATAAGGCAATTACCCGGCGTTAAAAGCACGATGGTTGGATACACCGGCGGAGACGTACCGAACGCCACCTATCGTAACCACGGTACGCATGCCGAGGGCATCGCCATTACCTTTGATCCGGAAATAATATCATACCGTAAATTGCTGGAATATTTTTTCCAGATACATGACCCTACTACGCGAAACCGCCAGGGTAATGATATCGGCACCTCATACCGTTCAGCTATTTTTTACCTGGATGAACAACAGAAAGAAACTGCTTTAAAGCAGATTAATGAGATGGAAGCATCAGGCAAATGGCCAGGTAAAATTGTGACCGAAGTTGTACCTGCCGGTGATTTTTGGGATGCCGAAGAGGAGCATCAGGATTACCTGCAAAAGCATCCGTTTGGTTACACCTGCCACTTTGAGCGGCCTGATTGGACATTGTAA
- a CDS encoding tRNA1(Val) (adenine(37)-N6)-methyltransferase translates to MAGIFRFKQFNVDQSGCTMKINTDGVLLGALAGEGQPSTILDIGTGTGVIALMLAQRFTSAQIDAVEIDSNAAETAQLNFEASPFKDRLTAYHQDFNTFFTLHPEKRYDLIISNPPFYIDSLLSPQKEKNIAKHAGRDFFNGLMEIMFKQLTVGGQCWLVLPVNTASWVKNIAIGFGLYLQKIVKIKSFEDLEPHREIVVFGMEVGDVLTSSFIIYSSIGKYSTAYNQLLQPFFITL, encoded by the coding sequence ATGGCGGGCATTTTTCGCTTCAAACAGTTCAATGTCGATCAGTCGGGCTGCACCATGAAGATCAATACCGACGGGGTGCTGTTAGGCGCGCTGGCAGGTGAGGGGCAACCATCAACTATATTAGATATCGGCACCGGTACAGGTGTAATTGCCCTGATGCTGGCACAACGCTTTACATCGGCACAGATAGACGCGGTGGAAATAGATAGCAACGCCGCCGAAACCGCTCAGCTAAATTTTGAAGCTTCGCCATTTAAGGATAGGCTCACGGCTTATCATCAGGATTTTAATACATTCTTTACCCTGCATCCCGAAAAGCGTTATGATCTCATCATATCAAACCCGCCTTTTTATATTGATTCACTTTTATCACCACAAAAAGAAAAGAATATAGCTAAACATGCTGGTAGGGATTTTTTTAATGGATTGATGGAGATAATGTTCAAGCAACTTACAGTTGGGGGGCAATGCTGGTTGGTATTGCCTGTAAATACCGCTTCATGGGTAAAAAATATTGCGATTGGGTTTGGGCTTTATTTGCAGAAGATAGTTAAAATTAAATCGTTTGAAGATTTGGAGCCACATCGAGAAATTGTTGTTTTCGGAATGGAAGTGGGAGATGTGCTAACATCATCATTTATTATTTACAGTTCAATTGGTAAATATTCAACTGCTTATAACCAACTTTTGCAGCCATTTTTTATAACATTGTAA
- the gloA2 gene encoding SMU1112c/YaeR family gloxylase I-like metalloprotein → MLKLNRVHHIAIICTDYQRSKQFYTDVLGLTIVREVYRAERQSYKLDMEVSGLYQIELFSFPEPPARPSRPEAAGLRHLAFEVDDVEAAINHVNAHGVTAEPIRVDEFTGKRFTFLADPDGLPIEFYEK, encoded by the coding sequence ATGCTAAAACTCAACCGTGTACATCATATAGCCATAATCTGTACCGACTATCAACGGTCGAAGCAGTTTTATACGGATGTGCTTGGTTTAACCATAGTGCGCGAGGTTTACCGTGCCGAAAGGCAGTCATATAAGCTTGATATGGAAGTTTCAGGACTATACCAGATCGAGCTTTTCTCTTTTCCTGAGCCACCGGCAAGACCGTCACGCCCTGAGGCTGCTGGTTTGCGTCACCTGGCTTTTGAGGTAGATGATGTTGAAGCGGCAATCAACCATGTAAACGCACATGGTGTAACTGCCGAACCCATCCGGGTAGACGAATTTACCGGCAAGCGCTTCACCTTTCTTGCTGACCCTGACGGGTTGCCCATCGAATTTTACGAGAAGTAA
- a CDS encoding metallophosphoesterase family protein: MVKIGLISDTHSYLDDAVFKHFEQCDEIWHAGDIGNIGLADQLAAFRPLKAVYGNIDGVDVRIVYPENLRFKCEDVDVWITHIGGYPGKYSPQVRSEIYANPPQLFICGHSHILKVMFDERIKCLHLNPGAAGKQGWHKVRTLIRFNIDGAKIQDLQIIELNGR, encoded by the coding sequence ATGGTTAAAATAGGCCTGATATCAGACACGCATAGCTATTTGGATGATGCCGTTTTTAAGCATTTCGAGCAATGCGACGAGATATGGCATGCCGGCGATATCGGTAACATAGGCTTAGCCGATCAGCTTGCAGCATTTAGGCCTTTGAAAGCCGTTTACGGCAATATTGATGGTGTCGATGTACGCATTGTATACCCTGAAAACTTGCGCTTTAAATGTGAGGATGTTGATGTCTGGATAACGCATATCGGCGGCTACCCCGGTAAATATAGTCCACAAGTGCGAAGTGAAATATATGCCAATCCGCCTCAGTTGTTCATTTGCGGCCACTCGCACATATTGAAAGTAATGTTTGATGAACGTATAAAATGTCTGCACCTCAACCCCGGCGCGGCCGGCAAACAAGGCTGGCACAAAGTACGCACGCTGATACGCTTTAATATTGATGGCGCGAAAATTCAGGATTTGCAGATAATTGAGTTAAACGGCAGGTAG
- a CDS encoding metallophosphoesterase family protein produces MQRRSVLKTLGAALLTPSITLASPNPVRKRVLRVAHLTDVHLKNELGAPAKFAKCLHHVQQQTPKVDMILNGGDIVFDMNKENLDTINAQWKLYKDILKSDCSLPVTYCLGNHDIWWAEDTKGQAVYGKQYALDQLQLSNPYYSMMKNGWKLIMLDSVNLDIDGTWYIGKLGDAQFSWLEQELKNTDSKTPVLIMSHIPILTATNLIEDNIVNRWQMYGGDMHTDVLKIIKLFYRHPNVKLCLSGHIHLRERLEYNNVTYICDGAVSGAWWNGNRRETAPGYGLIDLFDDGTFEERYVNYLS; encoded by the coding sequence ATGCAAAGAAGATCTGTATTAAAAACCCTTGGCGCTGCATTGTTAACGCCATCAATAACGTTGGCATCACCAAATCCGGTGCGCAAGCGGGTTTTGCGTGTCGCCCATTTAACTGATGTTCATCTAAAAAACGAACTGGGCGCACCTGCAAAGTTTGCTAAATGCCTGCACCATGTACAGCAGCAAACGCCTAAGGTGGATATGATATTGAATGGCGGCGACATTGTTTTTGATATGAATAAGGAAAACCTGGATACCATTAACGCGCAGTGGAAGCTGTACAAGGATATTCTGAAAAGTGATTGCAGCCTGCCGGTAACTTATTGCCTTGGCAACCATGATATATGGTGGGCCGAAGATACTAAGGGCCAGGCGGTTTACGGCAAACAATACGCGCTTGACCAATTACAACTCAGCAACCCATATTACAGCATGATGAAGAATGGCTGGAAATTGATCATGCTGGACAGTGTGAACCTGGATATTGACGGCACCTGGTATATCGGTAAGCTGGGAGATGCGCAGTTTAGCTGGTTAGAGCAGGAACTTAAAAATACGGACAGTAAAACACCTGTGCTTATCATGTCGCATATACCCATATTAACCGCAACTAACCTGATTGAGGATAATATTGTAAACCGCTGGCAAATGTATGGTGGCGATATGCATACCGATGTATTAAAAATCATCAAGCTTTTTTACCGGCACCCTAATGTAAAGTTATGCCTTAGCGGCCACATACATCTGCGCGAGCGCCTGGAATATAATAACGTAACTTATATATGCGATGGCGCCGTAAGTGGTGCCTGGTGGAACGGTAACCGCCGCGAAACCGCGCCGGGCTACGGTTTGATAGATTTGTTTGATGATGGCACTTTTGAAGAGCGGTATGTAAACTACTTATCTTGA
- a CDS encoding chromate resistance protein ChrB domain-containing protein: MKWITRERPKIDRIACPWLILRFIDQDAEIIYAPYAEVLEKAAELNAIPFDLPNVEYSHYDDNCTFDYFIKKHKLEDDALSRIAAIVRGADTDRHDFAPQAAGLEAIFSGLSHKILDDQELLSLGLTIYDGLYIWAKKLYNLKHTQAGPVEQLLLQVYQQYLKTDKDKKPPAWAKALKGMIQDQLDTNMALSLQQASDELELNPTYLSREFSKYFDNMSFGEYMRKLRINKAIELMKDKNYALTEIAYLTGFSDQSHFNRTFKKQVGCNPLNHRKNMLK, encoded by the coding sequence ATGAAATGGATTACACGTGAACGACCAAAAATTGATCGGATTGCCTGTCCTTGGCTAATATTGCGTTTTATAGATCAAGATGCCGAAATTATTTATGCACCTTATGCAGAAGTGCTGGAGAAGGCCGCAGAACTTAATGCGATACCGTTTGACCTGCCTAATGTTGAATACTCCCATTATGATGACAACTGTACTTTTGATTACTTTATTAAAAAACATAAACTTGAAGATGACGCCTTAAGCCGAATAGCTGCTATCGTTCGTGGTGCGGATACGGACCGCCATGACTTTGCGCCACAAGCAGCCGGACTTGAAGCGATATTTTCAGGTCTCTCTCATAAAATATTGGATGATCAAGAACTCCTAAGCTTGGGCTTAACTATCTATGATGGGCTTTACATATGGGCAAAAAAGTTATACAATCTGAAACATACGCAAGCAGGCCCGGTAGAGCAACTGCTGCTACAGGTTTATCAACAATATCTTAAGACAGATAAAGATAAGAAACCGCCAGCCTGGGCAAAAGCTTTAAAAGGTATGATTCAGGATCAGTTAGATACTAACATGGCACTAAGTTTACAGCAGGCGTCTGACGAATTGGAGCTAAACCCAACTTATCTATCCAGGGAGTTCTCTAAATATTTTGACAACATGTCCTTCGGCGAATATATGCGTAAGCTAAGAATCAATAAAGCTATTGAACTGATGAAGGATAAAAATTACGCGTTGACCGAAATTGCTTATCTTACCGGATTCTCAGACCAAAGCCACTTTAATCGAACGTTCAAAAAGCAGGTGGGTTGTAATCCGCTAAACCATAGAAAAAATATGCTTAAGTAA
- a CDS encoding M14 family zinc carboxypeptidase — protein MHRKISSHIKILYITIGLAVISIFTASAQLTPFEKSSDKNYTATYAEVTAYYQALAKQHPRQMHLFNYGSTDVGKPLTLVVLSKSGVFDPVVLKKQNKRVLLINNGIHPGEPEGIDASMMLTRDLLKDKKLPNDVVLCFIALYNIDGGLNRGVSRISQNGPVAYGFRGNYRNLDLNRDFIKADSRNALAFMQIFNTWQPEVLLDNHASNGADYQYVMTLIETQKDKQNPILADYTSKTLSPELYKRMAAGGYEMTPYVESMKEKPDSGIVAFLETPRFSTGYGAQHNVISYMTETHMLKPYNKKVYATYTFMQSLINICQRDAKKIGELKRQADAAVAKQQTYALNWGLDADKFDMITFKGFEAGHKPSDISGLQRLYYDRNKPFTKQIKYYNTYKATITVNKPIAYIIPQAWGRIIDLFRLNKVAMKQLQQDTTLTVQTYYIADYKTRSKPYEGHYLHYDVSLKTVDNNKVKFYKGDYLVYTDQPVNRYIVETLEPQGVDSFFAWGFFDSILGQKEHYSDYVFEDIATQYLKTHPDLQKKLDSAKAADTKLAKSGSAQLEFIYQNSPFFEQTYLRYPVGRLLTR, from the coding sequence ATGCACCGTAAAATATCGTCACATATAAAAATCTTATACATTACAATTGGGTTAGCTGTTATTTCCATATTTACCGCTTCTGCCCAGCTTACACCGTTTGAAAAAAGCAGCGATAAAAATTACACCGCCACCTACGCCGAAGTAACGGCCTATTACCAGGCTTTGGCAAAGCAACACCCCAGGCAAATGCACTTGTTTAATTATGGAAGTACCGATGTTGGCAAACCACTCACCTTAGTCGTACTTTCAAAAAGCGGGGTGTTTGATCCCGTCGTATTAAAAAAGCAAAATAAGCGGGTGCTGCTTATCAACAATGGTATACACCCGGGCGAACCTGAGGGTATTGATGCCAGCATGATGCTTACGCGAGATTTGCTGAAAGATAAAAAACTACCCAATGATGTAGTCTTGTGCTTTATCGCGCTGTATAATATTGATGGCGGCCTGAACAGGGGAGTATCGCGTATCAGTCAGAATGGGCCTGTCGCATACGGCTTCAGGGGTAATTATCGTAACCTTGATTTAAACCGGGATTTCATAAAAGCCGACAGCCGTAACGCGTTGGCGTTTATGCAGATATTTAATACCTGGCAGCCGGAAGTATTGCTTGATAACCACGCAAGTAATGGTGCTGACTACCAGTATGTAATGACGCTTATTGAAACGCAGAAAGATAAACAAAATCCTATTTTGGCCGATTATACATCCAAAACACTATCACCTGAATTGTATAAGCGCATGGCGGCAGGTGGTTACGAGATGACGCCTTACGTGGAAAGCATGAAGGAAAAGCCCGACTCGGGCATTGTAGCTTTTTTAGAAACGCCGCGATTTTCTACCGGGTACGGCGCGCAGCATAACGTGATCAGTTACATGACGGAGACACATATGCTTAAGCCTTATAACAAAAAGGTATATGCAACCTACACGTTTATGCAAAGCCTGATTAACATATGCCAGCGTGATGCTAAAAAAATAGGTGAATTGAAAAGACAGGCAGATGCTGCTGTTGCCAAACAACAAACTTACGCGCTCAACTGGGGGCTCGATGCCGATAAGTTTGATATGATAACCTTTAAAGGGTTTGAGGCCGGGCACAAACCAAGCGATATCAGCGGTTTGCAAAGATTATACTACGATAGGAATAAGCCCTTTACCAAACAAATAAAATATTATAATACGTACAAAGCCACAATTACGGTAAACAAACCGATAGCGTACATTATTCCGCAGGCGTGGGGGAGAATAATTGATTTGTTCAGGTTAAATAAGGTGGCGATGAAGCAGTTGCAGCAGGACACTACGTTAACTGTACAAACCTATTATATAGCTGACTATAAAACACGCTCTAAACCTTATGAGGGACATTATTTGCATTATGACGTATCGCTCAAAACGGTTGATAACAATAAAGTGAAATTCTACAAAGGAGACTATCTGGTGTATACCGATCAGCCTGTTAACCGATATATAGTAGAAACGCTGGAGCCGCAGGGCGTTGACTCCTTCTTTGCCTGGGGATTTTTTGACTCGATACTGGGGCAAAAAGAACACTATTCCGATTATGTATTTGAGGATATCGCAACTCAATATCTCAAAACTCATCCCGATCTGCAAAAAAAACTGGACTCGGCAAAGGCCGCAGATACTAAATTAGCGAAAAGCGGCTCTGCGCAACTGGAATTTATTTATCAAAATTCACCATTTTTCGAACAAACCTATTTAAGATACCCTGTCGGGCGTTTGTTAACACGTTAA